From a region of the Daphnia pulicaria isolate SC F1-1A chromosome 1, SC_F0-13Bv2, whole genome shotgun sequence genome:
- the LOC124321112 gene encoding glutathione S-transferase 1-1-like: MDSRKKMSFSSCSVEFIYMAASPPCRAVWMCIKELGIDVDMRHIDMYKKAEHTQPWFVKLNPQHTVPTINDDGFILWESRAILGYLVNKYGKDDQLYPTEPQKRALVDRMLYFDIGTLYKSMVDYFQPILYMGSSGDPQKANQLKSSLDYLDQYLEIEEYVAGDNLTIADLALLATVTHLEGVEWSYKSYENIFRWVTKLKTELPYYNECNQGGINMFKDWVKLRREQAAATAAEEAAKSVRKNSRT; this comes from the exons ATGGACTCGAGGAAGAAGATGAGCTTCTCTTCGTGCAGCGTCGAGTTCATTTACATGGCGGCCTCGCCGCCGTGTCGGGCCGTTTGGATGTGCATCAAAGAGCTCGGCATCGACGTCGACATGCGCCACATCGACATGTACAAGAAAGCCGAACACACTCAGCCGTGGTTCGTCAAA tTGAACCCGCAACACACGGTGCCGACCATCAACGATGACGGATTCATCCTCTGGGAAAG tCGCGCCATTTTGGGTTACCTGGTGAACAAATACGGCAAGGACGACCAGCTGTACCCGACGGAACCGCAGAAGAGGGCCCTCGTTGACCGAATGCTCTACTTTGATATCGGAACTCTCTACAAGTCCATGGTCGACTATTTT CAACCGATCCTCTACATGGGCTCGTCGGGCGACCCGCAGAAAGCCAATCAGCTGAAATCCAGCCTGGATTACCTGGACCAGTACCTGGAGATCGAGGAGTACGTGGCCGGTGATAATCTGACGATCGCCGATCTGGCCCTCCTGGCCACCGTCACTCACCTGGAAGGTGTCGAGTGGTCCTACAAATCGTACGAGAACATCTTCCGCTGGGTCACCAAGCTCAAGACGGAATTGCCCTACTACAACGAGTGCAATCAAGGCGGCATCAACATGTTCAAAGACTGGGTCAAACTGCGGCGAGAGCAGGCCGCCGCAACGGCCGCAGAGGAAGCCGCAAAGTCCGTCCGCAAAAATTCGCGCacataa